From one Planktothrix agardhii NIES-204 genomic stretch:
- a CDS encoding CinA-like protein, with product MVAEIICVGTELLLGDILNSNAQFLGQQLAQLGIPHYYQSVVGDNRERLKKVIAIASERSQLLIFTGGLGPTPDDLTVETIADFFGFPLIERPEIIEDITQKFNQRGRVMSASNRKQALIPQGAEILANLTGTAPGIIWKPRGDGLTILTFPGVPAELYQMWSDVAIPYLKNNNWCQGIIQSCTLKFWGIAESTLAEKVADFLYLKNPTVAPYANHGEVKLRISARADSPEIAQQLITPIETQLREIAGLDCYGANDQTLASVVGELLQQHQATLSVAESCTGGGLGHILTQIPGSSEYFLGGVIAYNNRVKASLLNVNLDDLEEYGAVSAVVAEQMAIGVKNLLQTNWGLSITGIAGPGGGTTTKPVGLVYIGLATPQGSVESLECRFGEKRSRDWIRRVSSSTALDLLRRHLLGKG from the coding sequence ATGGTTGCTGAAATTATTTGTGTCGGTACGGAACTGCTTTTGGGTGATATTCTCAATAGCAATGCTCAGTTTTTGGGACAACAATTAGCTCAATTAGGCATTCCCCATTATTATCAAAGTGTAGTTGGAGATAATCGAGAACGCCTAAAAAAAGTAATTGCGATCGCATCTGAACGCTCTCAATTATTGATTTTTACCGGGGGTTTGGGGCCGACTCCCGATGATTTAACCGTTGAAACCATCGCTGATTTTTTTGGATTTCCCCTGATAGAAAGACCGGAAATTATTGAAGATATCACTCAAAAATTTAATCAACGGGGACGGGTGATGTCGGCGAGTAATCGTAAACAAGCCTTAATTCCTCAAGGGGCAGAAATCCTTGCAAACTTAACCGGAACTGCACCGGGAATTATCTGGAAACCCAGGGGAGATGGATTAACAATTTTAACCTTTCCAGGGGTTCCCGCAGAACTTTATCAAATGTGGTCAGATGTGGCAATTCCCTATCTAAAAAATAACAATTGGTGTCAAGGAATTATTCAAAGTTGTACCCTAAAATTTTGGGGCATAGCCGAATCCACTTTAGCCGAAAAAGTTGCTGATTTCCTATATCTAAAAAATCCCACCGTTGCTCCCTATGCTAATCATGGAGAAGTGAAATTAAGAATTTCTGCCCGGGCCGACTCTCCAGAAATTGCCCAACAATTAATTACCCCCATTGAAACCCAACTGCGAGAAATTGCTGGACTCGATTGTTATGGGGCCAATGATCAAACTTTGGCTTCAGTGGTGGGGGAATTATTGCAACAACATCAAGCTACCTTGAGTGTGGCTGAATCCTGCACTGGAGGAGGTTTAGGACACATCTTGACCCAAATTCCCGGCAGTTCTGAATATTTTCTCGGCGGTGTAATTGCCTATAATAATCGGGTGAAGGCTTCTCTGCTCAATGTCAACCTCGATGATTTAGAGGAATACGGGGCTGTTAGTGCGGTCGTCGCTGAACAAATGGCCATCGGTGTCAAAAATCTCTTGCAAACCAATTGGGGCTTAAGTATTACCGGAATTGCTGGGCCAGGAGGCGGTACTACGACCAAACCCGTCGGACTGGTTTACATTGGTTTAGCGACGCCCCAGGGGTCAGTAGAGAGTCTGGAATGTCGTTTTGGGGAAAAACGGAGTCGGGACTGGATACGGCGGGTAAGCAGCAGTACGGCCCTTGACCTTCTGCGTCGTCATCTTCTCGGTAAAGGTTAA